The Novosphingobium sp. G106 DNA segment CCGGCGAAGGCGGGTCCGGCGAGCACAAGCAGTGCGACTGCGGCGAGCAGAAGATAGGGAAGCAGCACAGCGAGGCGCGCGTCCCTTTCCATCGTCGTGGCCATGAATGGTTCCCTTTCGTTTGTCGGCGCTCCTGGCGAGCACCGAGAGGGAATTCGGCGGATGACCCGCCTCCACTCAAGCTGAAGGTTCCGAGCGACGGGCGAAATCGGCCGTCAGAACCTGAAAATGTGAACATTACTGTCAATTGTGATGACAGGCGGGCCAATCGCGCCCAAGCTTGGGCGAATACCGCCCACGGCGGCGCGAGCCTGGGCCCAAAAAGGTTGCTCGCCGCCCAAGTGCGACAACAAAACGCCCTCGCGATGTTGGGTTGTTGGGATGAGTGCAGAAGAGGAACGCGATCAGAGTCGCTCGGCGACGCACCATATAAGAGTCAGCAAGGCGTTCTTTCGCGCCTTGTGCGGTGCCATTTCTGAACTGTCGATCCGAACGTCCGATTTGTATTCTTTTAGGCGTCTGCTGACACATGTATTAGCAAGCCCGAGGCCCCCGGTTTATCGCGCAGATGCTGCGATTCTTGATCGCCTGTGCAATCCCGATGAAGTGAGCGGTGGTATCCATCTGACAGTTCGGATTGAATCGCGCCACAATGACCTGCTCCGCGAATTTCGCGAGCATGCCGAAGCGCAGCTTGGTCGTCCGGTCAGCGTGGCCGAAGCCATGCGGGTCTGCATCTTTATAGTGACTGGCGAGTAACGCCTCCAAAATGGTCCAAGTCCCGGCTTTTCGCCTTCTTGACAAGGACATGCCCCCTCCCCTGAAAGGCCGCGCCGGATCTTTGCAAAGGGGGATTATATGCTCGACGCTGGTCAACTTGTTGGCTCGCTCCATACAAAAGTATGCATGATGGAGGGGCACCTTCTAGGCTCGTATCGGCAGCTCATCGCTCACGAGATCGAATGCAGAAAGCTCACCATAACGGCTCTGGCCAAGGAAACCGGCTACAATCGCCGGAGCCTCAAGCGCATGATCACGGGCGCCCAAGAACTGCGCGCGCGCGATATCATCGCGATCTGCGGTGCGATCGGTGTCGACCGGATGGTGGCCACCTTTGCCATCGAATGCATGGGCAATTGGCAGTTCTACTATGACGTAACCCTGCAAGTAACGCTCAGCCTGATCAAACCCGTGGTGAACCGGATCAACGAAAGCGCCACCGCGGCGATCGAACCATTGACGAACGCGGCGCAGAAGCAGCTCGCGAGCTGGATCGCCGACATTGTCATTCGCAATCAAGAGCAGATCTACGACAGGCGTGATCGGCTTACTGATCTGCCGCGGCTATGATCGTCGACCCGATGCTCCGTTCAACGAATTTGATCGTTCTTGCCATGAGCACCGCGTGCGTCGCGGCCGGGTCGCCAGCCTGCGCCGGGGATCACCCTGCCCGGCCGCGAATATTACTGGCGCAGTTCGGCACGGAGCCGGCTCCTGATCCACAGCCGGCCCGCGATGCGGGACTGGAACCGCAGTTGGAAGAGCAATTCGCCGTTTTGGGCGGCGACAGAACCGCCAACTCCAATAGCACCGGCCGCGATCCCGCATCGTTTCTTCGCACTCCCACCGTGCGCATCCCAGCGTGGATGCGCGGTGCGCGACGTGCTGACATTCCGGGCGTTTCAGGAAACGTGCCGGCGATGGCCGGCGACTGTGCTCCGCGCCCCTACGTCCCATCGAGCCTGCTGGGACGAAGCGCAGAGGAGCGCCGCCGAATTCTCTATCCCGTGGTTCGCAGTGTGGCCTGCGAAGCCGGCCTACCGATAGGCCTGATGGACGCGATGCTGATCCAGGAAAGCCGTTACAATCCGCTGGCTACGAGCCCCAAGGGAGCGTTCGGCTTGGGGCAATTGATGCCCGGGACCGCGGACCAGCTTGGCGTCGATCGCTATGATCTGCGCGGGAATCTTACGGGCGCGGCGCGCTACCTGCGACAACACATCGATGAGTTTAGGCAAGTGCCCCTAGCTTTGGCGGCATACAACGCCGGTCCAGCCAGGGTACGAAAGTCCTGGAGCATTCCCCGGCTTACCGAGACGCAAAACTACGTGCGTCAGATCCTGACCAATTGGCGAACGCTCGAATTCAAGGCAACACCTGCGTCCACGCTGCTGACGCCGCCAGCCACACGCCAATCGTCGCTCGTCGTTTCCAGGTTCCGGTGACTTCATTCGTCATGCAGTTGCTCACTTCGTATCTCAGCAGCGCGCTGCTGATGATCGTCAGAGGCGGCTCGGCCGCTATCCTTG contains these protein-coding regions:
- a CDS encoding lytic transglycosylase domain-containing protein, coding for MIVDPMLRSTNLIVLAMSTACVAAGSPACAGDHPARPRILLAQFGTEPAPDPQPARDAGLEPQLEEQFAVLGGDRTANSNSTGRDPASFLRTPTVRIPAWMRGARRADIPGVSGNVPAMAGDCAPRPYVPSSLLGRSAEERRRILYPVVRSVACEAGLPIGLMDAMLIQESRYNPLATSPKGAFGLGQLMPGTADQLGVDRYDLRGNLTGAARYLRQHIDEFRQVPLALAAYNAGPARVRKSWSIPRLTETQNYVRQILTNWRTLEFKATPASTLLTPPATRQSSLVVSRFR
- a CDS encoding helix-turn-helix transcriptional regulator — protein: MLDAGQLVGSLHTKVCMMEGHLLGSYRQLIAHEIECRKLTITALAKETGYNRRSLKRMITGAQELRARDIIAICGAIGVDRMVATFAIECMGNWQFYYDVTLQVTLSLIKPVVNRINESATAAIEPLTNAAQKQLASWIADIVIRNQEQIYDRRDRLTDLPRL